The Candidatus Liberibacter solanacearum CLso-ZC1 genomic interval AGATATCTCACTTACTTTGCCCACCACCTAAAGGAGAAAACCTCTCATAATGTGTAACGGCATTCACTATCGCTTTGGCGTAATCTCGAGGATCGGTAATATCAAACCGAGGTTCATTCCCAGAGATGAGAGGAACGAGGATATTTTTTATCGGAGGAAGTACTTAGAGAGAGGCGTAGAGAGCGTCACCGTCGGTACTACCTAAAAAACAAAGATAAAATTAAAGAGTTCCAACGTCTGTATCGTCTCAAAAACAAAAATAGAGATAAAGAGAATAGTCGCCAGTATCTAAAAGTTAAAGATAGACTTAAAGATTATCATACGCCAGTATCGCCTAAAAAACAAAGAAAAATACTATAAAAACCAGCACCGCATAAAGTTGCTTCGGCTTTTTTATTTTTAGCTTCGATGCGGGGGCTATACAGATATAGAACAGTATAGACGATATCATCCAATAGGTACGAAAGCTAGGTTAGCTATGGAGATGATGTTGTTTCTTGGGTTAAGACGATCGGATGTTATGAGAGTAGGAAAACAGCATATTAAAGATGGTTTTTTTCCATCCAAACTAAAAAGACAGGAACACATGTTACTATACCAATAGCTGGTACTTTACAAAAGAGTATTGAAGCCACACAGTACACAGGAGAAGTATTCTTAACATCCCCATCAGGTAAAAAGTACGCAAACGAGGAGTCGTTCGGATCATGGTTTAAAAATCAATGCAAAAAAGCAGATTTGCCTAACCAGTGTACAGCACACGGATTAAGAAAAGCGGGGGCAACGATTATGGCGAATGCAGGTGTACGTTCTCATGAATTAATGGCGATGTACGGATGGTCAAAACTCAGTATGGCTGAAGTATACACGAAAGAAGCTGACAAGAAAAAAAATGTCATCAAACGCTATTAAAGTATTGTCAAAAAGCATATAAAAGGTGTGAGAGACATATAAAAAAATAGTGTGAAATCAAAGATGTGAAGATCTAAGATTTAAAGAGTAAGTTATTGATCTTACGGTATTTTAGGACAATGGTGATTATATCTGGGAAAAATGATTTAAAGAACGAAAAATGAATAAAAACACAGGAAATCGATGTCATATATGAAAAAACGATTTAAAAGAAAGAAGATTCTATTTTTCAGCCACCTATTTTTATTGACAGACTTCACATTCCACTCCCGAATCACAGGATGATTGAGGGGTAGATAAAAGTTCACTAGAATTATGATCCATAATAGGAACAGAATTCAATTTGCCATCTACTTCTTTTAGAGTAGATTTTTCAACATGGGTAGCTGATCGTGACCGTAAATAATAAGTAGTTTTTAAACCCATTAGCCAAGATTGACGATAAATAAAATCAAGCTTTTTCCCACTTGGATCAGATAAATACAAATTCAATGATTGTGCTTGGTCAATCCATTTTTGTCTTCGTGAAGCCGCTTTAATCAACCATATTGGATCAATCTCAAAGGCAGTGGCATGCAGTTTTTTAAGATCTTCGGGGATACGCTCTATATTTCCAATACTTCCATCGTAATGTTTTAAATCAGAAATCATTACCTCATCCCAAAGTCCCCTTGCTTTCAAATCATTGACGAGACAAGAATTTACAATAGTAAAATCACCCGACATATTGGACTTAACAAAAAGATTTTGATAGGAGGGTTCAATTGACTGAGATACTCCACAAATATTAGATATTGTTGCAGTAGGTGCAATTGCCATACAATTGGAATTTCTCATACCAACAGATTTTACCCTTTCTCGGAGAACATCCCACCCCAATCGTGAAGATTTATCTATTTCACATTTATCACGGACCTCTTCTAATAATTGGAGGGAATCGATAGGTAAAATTCCTTTTGACCATAGAGAACCTTTAAAGGTAGAATAGGGGCCTCGTTCTTCTGCAAGATTGGTAGAGGCAGATATTGCATGAAAAGAAATAAACTCCATACTTTGATCAGCAAAATCAACAGCCTCAACACTTTCATAAGGAATGCGTAATGCATGTAACGCACTCTGAAAACCCATTAAACCGAGTCCTATAGGGCGATGCTTGCGATTAGAATTTTCTGCTTTCTTAATTGCATATCGATTGACATCAATAACGTTATCAAGCATGCGCACAGCTGTATGAATAGTATTAGCTAACTTATCGTAATCCAGTCCATTTTCAGTAAGATGAGCAGCAAGGTTAATTGATCCGAGATTGCAGACGGCCACTTCATCTTTTGAAATATTTAGCGTAATTTCTGTGCAGAGATTAGAACAAAGTACGTTACCAACGTGTTGCTGAGGAGAACGAATATTGCAAGGGTCTTTAAAGGTTATCCAAGGATGCCCTGTTTCAAACACCATAGTCAGCATTTTACGCCATAAACTAACAGCTGCAATTTTACGGAATAGTTTTATTTCTCCTCGCTCTGCTTTCTTTTCGTAGTTGCTATAAGCTTTTTCGAAATCATGTCCGTATAGATGATGAAGATCGCCTACTTCATCAGGAGAGAATAAAGTCCATTGCTCATTTTTTTCAACTCTTTTCATAAAAAGATCAGGGACCCAATTGGCAGTATTCATATCGTGGGTACGTCTACGATCATCACCTGTATTTTTTCTGAGATTTAAAAATTCTTCAATATCAATATGCCAAGTTTCTAGATAAGCACAGACTGCTCCTTTACGTTTTCCCCCCTGATTAACTGCAACAGCAGTATCATTTGCAACCTTGAGAAAGGGGATTACACCTTGGCTTTTTCCATTTGTTCCTTGAATATGTGATCCAAGACCACGTACGGATGTCCAGTCGTTACCAAGTCCGCCTGAATACTTAGCAAGAAGAGCATTATCTTTTATTGCTTCAAAGATATCGCCTAAATCATCGGGAACAGTTGTAAGGAAACAAGAAGAAAGTTGAGGATGGCGTGTTCCTGCATTAAAAAGTGTTGGAGTGGAACACATAAAATGAAAGGAAGAAATCAGATTATAAAATTCAACAGCTCTTTTTTCTTTTTCAGGCTCTTTTAAAGCAATCCCCATTGCGACACGCATAAAAAATGCTTGGGGCATTTCAAAGCGAGATCCATCCACATGAAGAAAATAACGATCGTAGAGTGTTTGTAATCCGAGGTATTCAAACATGAGGTCACGATCAGGTTTTAAGGCATTTGCCAAATAAGAAAGATCAAATTCTTTCATAGATTCAGCAAGCAAATGAGCTTTAATTCCCTCTTCAATATACTGAAGAAAGTAATTTTTATACAGATTGCTCATTTCTTGGTGGGTAGCTTTTTTAGGAGTTTTATAGATGGCAGTTAAGACTTCACGACGTAATTTATCTAAGAGTAAACGTGTGGTAACTTTTGCGTAGTTTGGCTCTCTTTCAATAAGAGCGCGGGAGGCGAAAACCAAGGCTAGTTCTAGCTCTACTTCACTCATACCATCGTACATATTTTTAATCGTCTCACTTAGAATGAGCTCCAGCGAAACGTCTTGCAAGCCCGCACAGGATTCTTCGATAATCATTTTTAATCTTTTAGAATCCAAAGGAACGAAGGTATCATCATCCATTCTTATTTTTAAATGAGGTGTATCGCTTTTTGAATGTGCTTTTGCGGTACGGATACCAGATCGCTCTTCACGATACAGAACATATTCTCTAGCGACCTTATGATGGTCGTTACGCATTAACGATGCTTCGACCTGATCCTGGATAGCTTCAATGTGTATTATAAGATTAGAACTATACTCGTGTAATAATTTTAAGACAGTTTCCTCGGTCAAAACGTTAACAATATTTCGGACTCGACTCGAGCTAGATGCACTTTTTCCTTCAACAGCTATAAATGCTTTCATAATTGCCCAGCTTATTTTTGAAGGATCAAAGGGAGTGGTTTTTCCATTTCGTCGAATAACTTTAATCCCTTTAACCTTTTCAGGAAATGGATAAGTCAACCAGGAAAATGAATCCTCTTTTTTCAATGTATTCTCGTCTTCAGAGGGGGGATGAAGTTTCATTTTCTAATTCTCTCTTTATTTTAAATGAAGTTTTAAAACCAAAAAAAAGGGGAGATCCTAACAACCAACCAATTTAGGAACCAAGCTTGACTGGTTTCTTGTCAGGGTTGAGTAAGCGATCGAAAAAATCACTTTCTTTTGTTATCGGGACAGTTGTCTCATGTTGATTCGGATTGAATCTTCTATCTTTCAGGCTTTGTATTGAAATCTTGGAAACCAATCCCTCTTTCCCAAAAACGATTTTCAAAACAGTTCTATTTGTGATCGTGGGTCTTAAAAAATGGAATGGAAAAATTTTTTTCTTTTGGGAAACGTAATAAAAAGACTGCATCCCATAGTTATGAGGGTCAAAAATAGTAAAAGAGGGGGATCCAAGAGTCTGAATAACATGTTCGCGGGATGATTGCCTGTGGATCAGAGAAAGAAGAGCTTGATCTAAGACGACGCCACCAACGCTATTATCTTCTCCATGAGATACATGAAGATTGCCCATACTAATGGTTAGGAGTAAAGCAATCAATATTACTTTGTTGAGAAAAAGATGTTTAAAAAGAAAATTATTTAAGAGCAACACTCTTCTCATACCTCCCTGTTGTATAGAATCATAGGAAACGATACTATATAATACCTAACCTAACCATATATAATTGAAAACAAATAATATTGTCCACATATATTATTACGGTATAATTAAGAGGTTTGATTGTGTTGTTTTTAAAGGTTGGCTTAACCATAAGAATGCTTAAAAAATTGCATTGTCCATAAAATATTAATAAAATCAATCTACAAAAAATCAAGGCACTTTAAATTATGGCGAAGACAGATGGAAAAAATTTTTCATATTGCGTGAGCATTCAGTCCGTTCCGATAAATATGAAAATCGAAGCGAATAGGTTGGATTGTCAAAAATTAGCAGAAGAATGGGATGTGCTCTCAGTCGATAATTTGTGTGCTGATGTCAAACTTTTTAGTTGGAAAAAAGGGGGGATTCGCTTGTCAGGTAAGGTATGTGCAACGATTGTGCAGGCTTGCGTAATCACACTTGATCCCCTTCTATTAAAAATAGAAGAATCTTTAGGGTGTATTTTTGTACCATCTTCGTCAAAGTTCTTGTATCCAAATGGTGATACTTCTGGTAAAAAAAGCGTTGTTGAAGTACGAGAGCTTGATATTCTACCCTTTTCAAAGGATGGAATAATTGATATTGGTGCGGTAGTTGCTGACTTTATAGCGGTGGCAATCGATCCCTATCCCAAAAAAGAAGGTATCCTATTTTCTGATATATATGATAATAACTAATTCAAATGCCGTTTAGTATTTTTGGGGATAATCTAATAAGGTAAGGTAAAAAGGATTTTAAAATAATAAATGTCGTATATTTTGGAATTGTTTTAATGTCTATGAGAAGGGATAACAATGAATCAAAATGGATGTTTTGAGAATGAGTGCTAACTGTATAATTTCTCTTGATCTCATGGGGGGAGATTTAGGAGCAAAGGATCTTATTCCAGGGGCGTCTAGATTTCTTGAAGCTAATCCTGAAGTTCGTTTTTTAATGTATGGAGATGAAAAAGTTTGTTTGCCGATTTTGGATTCTTATGCAAAATTAAAGCAGAATAGCTCGTTTCATCATTGTGACGTCTCTATCGCTATGGATGAGAGGCCGGCGGATGCGTTACGAAGAGGTCGCAATGTATCTAGTATGTGGTGTGCTATAGAAGCTGTAAAGAAAAAAAAAGCAACAGCTGTTGTAACGGCTGGGAATACTGGCGCATTAATTGCTATGGCAAGGTTATGCTTGAGTAAGATAAGTGGTGTTGATCGCCCATCACTTGCGGCATTTTGGCCAACTTTTCAAGGAAAATGCATTATATTAGATGTTGGGGCTACTATCGGCTCTACTGTATCGCATATGATACAGCTTTCAATTTTAGGTAGCGTTCTTGCGCGATCTGCGCTAGGAATAGAATGCCCTTCCGTGGGATTGCTGAATGTTGGGACGGAGGAAACAAAAGGGCATAATGTTCTTCAAGAATCAGGACGTTTATTGCGTGAAGAGTATTGTGGTGATTTTAAATATAAGGGCTTTGTTGAAGCTAGCGATATTTCTAAAGGTTTAGTTGATGTCGTTGTGACAGAAGGCTTTTCTGGAAATATTGCAATTAAATCTGCAGAGGGAGCTGTTCGTCATATTTCGGGAGTTTTGAAAAAGTCTTTAAATCGGACGTTATTTTCTCGAATTGGTTGTCTTTTAATTAGACGTGCTTTGCAAGAGGTAAAAGAAGGATTTGATCCAGGTAATTTTAATGGAGGAGTCCTTCTAGGTGTTGATGGGCTAGTTGTAAAAGGACATGGGAGTAGTAATGCTAAGTCTATATTTAATGTATTAGGGATTGCTCGGAATATGTCTCGGAACGGTTTTATAGATATGGTAAAGGTTGATATGCAGCGAATGCGAGATAATTCGTTGAATGTTACTGGAAAGACCATTTTGTCAGATTATGGAAGAAAGCAAAAAGTATGATTCGTTCTGTTGTACGGGGATTTGGCTCATCTCTTCCAAAAAAAGTGTTGTCGAATGCCGATTTAGAGAGTATTATTGATACCTCTGACGATTGGATTAGAAGACGTGTTGGTATTAGTCAGCGTCACATTGCTGGAAAAGGTGAAACAACGGCTTCTCTTGGAGAGGCTGCTGCTCGTGATGCTTTATATCAAGCAAAAATGAATGCAGATGATATTGATTTGATAATTTTAGCTACATCTACTCCAGATCAAACTTTTCCTGCAACTGCTGTGAATGTTCAAAATCGTTTAGGGATGAAAAAAGGTTTTGCATTCGATATTCAGGCTGTTTGCTCTGGATTTCTTTATGCAATTACTACGGCGGATGCTTATATACGTTCGGGAGTTGTACAGCGTGTTATGGTGATTGGAGCTGATACTTTTTCGCGTATTATTGATTGGTCTGATCGTTCTACTTGCATTTTATTTGGTGATGGTGCAGGATCTTTAATCCTTGAGGCAACGCAAGTTCAAAGTTCTGATTCTGATATAGGAATATTGTCGACATATTTATACTCTGATGGTTCACACATTGAGAAATTGCACGTAGATGGTGGTCCCTCTACTTCTGGGACCGTTGGATATGTTCGTATGAAGGGGAGAGAAGTTTTTAAATATGCAGTCGAATCAGCTGCTGAGTTGATAAAAAAAGTTTTAGATTCTTCTAATTTAACAATTGCGGATATTGATTGGTTTGTTCCTCATCAGGCCAATCTGCGTATTATAAATAGCATATCGGAAAGAATGAATATTTCTTCTGATAAGGTAATTGTTACGGTGGATATACATGGCAATACTTCTGCTGCATCTATTCCTCTTGCTTTATCTGTGGCTGTCAAGGAAGGGCGGATTAAAAAAGGGGATTGTCTTTTGTTAGAGGCCATGGGTGGGGGATTTACTTCAGGCGCTGTCTTGTTGCGTTGGTAAATTGAAATTCTATTATCTTGGAAGTATTGTTTTTTTTGGCGTGGATAGTTACAAATAAATGGATGGTGTGTTATGAACAAAACTATAACCCGGTCAGATTTGGCCAAATCTATTTCAAAAAATTTTGGTCTTTCTAGAAAGGATTCTACATTTTTTGTTACGACAGTATTTAATGAAATTTGTGATTCTGCTGCTCGTGGAGAAGCAATAAAAATTTCTTCTTTTGCTACTTTTCGTGTAAGAAAAAAAGGTCCACGGGTTGGTCGTAATTTACAAACTAATCAAGAGGTTATGATTGGATCACGTCGCGTAATGGTTTTTAAGGCGTCTGATGTTCTGAAGAAGAGAATTATGGATGAGCTTGATAACCTTGAATGTAAAGAAGAAGATCTTGTTCAACAATGAAAAATTCAACGTTAGTAGATTGTTTTTTTTCTTATGATTATTCAAGTTATAAGGTCTTTAAAATTATTTTAAATTTATATTGGGTGTCGTTTTTTTGAACAGTAATATATCGGGTTCGCACTCGAAATAAATGCATGAAGAATTCTTGATGATAGCAGATAGTTTTAATGTATTGTTTGCTGTTTAATATTTATTTTGGCATAAATATCACTATTGATATGTTTATAAAGAAATAGGTATTTACGTTTATGAAAAGTATAGTGTTTTTAAAATATAAATATTTTATTGTGACAGTATGGTTAGTTTTATTTTTTGCTCTAAAGCGCACTGAGAATGTCTATAAGCATACTTATAGATAAATTTTTTAATATTTCGCAAGAAGGGAATAATAATATTCCTGAATAAAAAAAAATATGTCGCATGAGCATGCTATACTCTCAAAGAGTGTGGGATACTCATTTTTTTACCATTCGCCTATTAAGACAAATGGTAGTATCGTTTCTTTTCTTTATATTTTTCAAACACTGATTTTTTTGAAATAAAAATACGTTGCTTATATGATAAATTACAAAGAAGACTTCTGGGTTAATATGGTTGATTCATAGCGTTCATGGACATATTCCCAATTTATAAGATGGGAAACAAAGTTTTCTAC includes:
- a CDS encoding tyrosine-type recombinase/integrase — protein: MEATQYTGEVFLTSPSGKKYANEESFGSWFKNQCKKADLPNQCTAHGLRKAGATIMANAGVRSHELMAMYGWSKLSMAEVYTKEADKKKNVIKRY
- a CDS encoding ribonucleoside-diphosphate reductase subunit alpha translates to MKLHPPSEDENTLKKEDSFSWLTYPFPEKVKGIKVIRRNGKTTPFDPSKISWAIMKAFIAVEGKSASSSSRVRNIVNVLTEETVLKLLHEYSSNLIIHIEAIQDQVEASLMRNDHHKVAREYVLYREERSGIRTAKAHSKSDTPHLKIRMDDDTFVPLDSKRLKMIIEESCAGLQDVSLELILSETIKNMYDGMSEVELELALVFASRALIEREPNYAKVTTRLLLDKLRREVLTAIYKTPKKATHQEMSNLYKNYFLQYIEEGIKAHLLAESMKEFDLSYLANALKPDRDLMFEYLGLQTLYDRYFLHVDGSRFEMPQAFFMRVAMGIALKEPEKEKRAVEFYNLISSFHFMCSTPTLFNAGTRHPQLSSCFLTTVPDDLGDIFEAIKDNALLAKYSGGLGNDWTSVRGLGSHIQGTNGKSQGVIPFLKVANDTAVAVNQGGKRKGAVCAYLETWHIDIEEFLNLRKNTGDDRRRTHDMNTANWVPDLFMKRVEKNEQWTLFSPDEVGDLHHLYGHDFEKAYSNYEKKAERGEIKLFRKIAAVSLWRKMLTMVFETGHPWITFKDPCNIRSPQQHVGNVLCSNLCTEITLNISKDEVAVCNLGSINLAAHLTENGLDYDKLANTIHTAVRMLDNVIDVNRYAIKKAENSNRKHRPIGLGLMGFQSALHALRIPYESVEAVDFADQSMEFISFHAISASTNLAEERGPYSTFKGSLWSKGILPIDSLQLLEEVRDKCEIDKSSRLGWDVLRERVKSVGMRNSNCMAIAPTATISNICGVSQSIEPSYQNLFVKSNMSGDFTIVNSCLVNDLKARGLWDEVMISDLKHYDGSIGNIERIPEDLKKLHATAFEIDPIWLIKAASRRQKWIDQAQSLNLYLSDPSGKKLDFIYRQSWLMGLKTTYYLRSRSATHVEKSTLKEVDGKLNSVPIMDHNSSELLSTPQSSCDSGVECEVCQ
- the bamE gene encoding outer membrane protein assembly factor BamE domain-containing protein — protein: MRRVLLLNNFLFKHLFLNKVILIALLLTISMGNLHVSHGEDNSVGGVVLDQALLSLIHRQSSREHVIQTLGSPSFTIFDPHNYGMQSFYYVSQKKKIFPFHFLRPTITNRTVLKIVFGKEGLVSKISIQSLKDRRFNPNQHETTVPITKESDFFDRLLNPDKKPVKLGS
- a CDS encoding YceD family protein, translated to MAKTDGKNFSYCVSIQSVPINMKIEANRLDCQKLAEEWDVLSVDNLCADVKLFSWKKGGIRLSGKVCATIVQACVITLDPLLLKIEESLGCIFVPSSSKFLYPNGDTSGKKSVVEVRELDILPFSKDGIIDIGAVVADFIAVAIDPYPKKEGILFSDIYDNN
- the plsX gene encoding phosphate acyltransferase PlsX gives rise to the protein MSANCIISLDLMGGDLGAKDLIPGASRFLEANPEVRFLMYGDEKVCLPILDSYAKLKQNSSFHHCDVSIAMDERPADALRRGRNVSSMWCAIEAVKKKKATAVVTAGNTGALIAMARLCLSKISGVDRPSLAAFWPTFQGKCIILDVGATIGSTVSHMIQLSILGSVLARSALGIECPSVGLLNVGTEETKGHNVLQESGRLLREEYCGDFKYKGFVEASDISKGLVDVVVTEGFSGNIAIKSAEGAVRHISGVLKKSLNRTLFSRIGCLLIRRALQEVKEGFDPGNFNGGVLLGVDGLVVKGHGSSNAKSIFNVLGIARNMSRNGFIDMVKVDMQRMRDNSLNVTGKTILSDYGRKQKV
- a CDS encoding beta-ketoacyl-ACP synthase III, which codes for MIRSVVRGFGSSLPKKVLSNADLESIIDTSDDWIRRRVGISQRHIAGKGETTASLGEAAARDALYQAKMNADDIDLIILATSTPDQTFPATAVNVQNRLGMKKGFAFDIQAVCSGFLYAITTADAYIRSGVVQRVMVIGADTFSRIIDWSDRSTCILFGDGAGSLILEATQVQSSDSDIGILSTYLYSDGSHIEKLHVDGGPSTSGTVGYVRMKGREVFKYAVESAAELIKKVLDSSNLTIADIDWFVPHQANLRIINSISERMNISSDKVIVTVDIHGNTSAASIPLALSVAVKEGRIKKGDCLLLEAMGGGFTSGAVLLRW
- a CDS encoding integration host factor subunit alpha, producing MNKTITRSDLAKSISKNFGLSRKDSTFFVTTVFNEICDSAARGEAIKISSFATFRVRKKGPRVGRNLQTNQEVMIGSRRVMVFKASDVLKKRIMDELDNLECKEEDLVQQ